From Pseudarthrobacter equi, a single genomic window includes:
- a CDS encoding nuclear transport factor 2 family protein, with product MSRPPLPPFDEVSAVLKVRSAEDAWNTRDPERISLAYSEDSRWRNRSVFLTGRPAIVDFLAGKWEREMDYRLIKELWAYTGNVIAVRFAYEFHDATGQWFRAYGNENWQFDDDGLMTHRHASINDVAIDESGRKFFWDHSGPRPADHPGLTELGL from the coding sequence ATGTCGCGACCTCCACTTCCCCCGTTCGATGAAGTTTCTGCCGTCCTGAAAGTACGCAGCGCTGAGGATGCATGGAACACGCGTGATCCTGAGCGGATCTCGCTTGCCTACAGCGAGGACAGCCGGTGGCGGAACCGTTCAGTGTTCCTGACGGGTCGTCCGGCGATCGTGGACTTCCTCGCCGGTAAGTGGGAGCGGGAAATGGACTACCGGCTGATCAAGGAACTCTGGGCGTACACCGGGAACGTGATTGCGGTGCGCTTCGCCTACGAGTTTCACGACGCTACCGGGCAGTGGTTCCGGGCGTATGGCAACGAGAACTGGCAATTCGACGATGACGGACTCATGACCCACCGCCACGCGAGCATCAATGACGTGGCGATCGACGAATCCGGGCGCAAGTTCTTCTGGGATCACTCGGGCCCGCGACCGGCGGACCACCCGGGCCTGACTGAGCTTGGCCTGTAA
- a CDS encoding DUF6919 domain-containing protein, translated as MKPEEIPARDQYGRLLEDRGVWRQATTLEAAGELTARWLEGGSSYQPGHFAADYDDETNPIAAALAELNRNGLFTKESQPGIQDGRAAQRQYVTGFCSAATAGDLLALSTRTELVTIAHAPGEASSAAIPVTLDGSEVVTVLGSSENPVDEEQIKAWSDETNDSLALLLADSWYVEILDPVWGRNDVLLPAVLGALTGQN; from the coding sequence GCGACCAGTACGGCCGGCTGCTGGAGGACCGCGGGGTCTGGCGGCAGGCCACCACACTTGAGGCTGCCGGTGAACTGACCGCGCGCTGGCTGGAGGGTGGAAGTTCCTACCAGCCCGGGCACTTCGCGGCAGACTACGACGACGAAACCAACCCGATCGCCGCCGCGCTGGCGGAGCTGAACCGGAACGGGCTGTTCACCAAGGAATCCCAGCCCGGCATCCAGGACGGCCGCGCAGCGCAACGGCAGTACGTCACCGGGTTCTGCAGTGCCGCGACGGCCGGCGATCTGCTGGCACTGTCCACCCGCACGGAGCTTGTGACCATCGCCCACGCCCCGGGCGAGGCCAGCAGCGCTGCCATCCCCGTCACCCTGGATGGTTCGGAGGTGGTGACGGTGCTCGGGTCCAGCGAGAACCCCGTGGATGAAGAGCAGATCAAGGCCTGGTCCGACGAGACCAACGACTCCCTGGCCCTGTTACTGGCTGATTCCTGGTACGTGGAAATCCTGGACCCGGTGTGGGGCCGCAACGACGTCCTCCTGCCTGCGGTGCTGGGCGCGCTGACGGGGCAGAACTAG
- a CDS encoding LmrA/YxaF family transcription factor — MAGAVLAQVRDWFDHQVFEPLRTADDAAQAVTLMSQVVEEYFASRDRVCLFAAMTLGEEQETFAREVRSYFADWVSVLAETLHRGGIAESDAADLAVDAVAAIQGGLIMTRALDDDAVFTGIVSRIDRRLHAALT; from the coding sequence ATGGCTGGGGCCGTCCTGGCCCAAGTGCGCGACTGGTTCGACCATCAGGTGTTTGAGCCGCTCCGCACAGCGGACGACGCAGCTCAGGCGGTGACGCTCATGTCGCAGGTGGTGGAGGAGTACTTCGCCTCCAGGGACAGGGTGTGCTTGTTCGCTGCCATGACCCTGGGGGAAGAGCAGGAAACCTTCGCCCGGGAGGTTCGTTCGTACTTCGCCGACTGGGTGAGCGTACTCGCGGAGACGCTGCACCGCGGTGGAATTGCCGAGTCCGATGCCGCTGACCTCGCAGTAGACGCGGTGGCAGCGATACAGGGCGGATTGATCATGACCCGCGCTCTCGACGACGATGCCGTGTTCACCGGCATCGTTTCCCGCATTGATCGCCGGCTGCATGCCGCGCTGACCTGA